A section of the Kribbella sp. HUAS MG21 genome encodes:
- a CDS encoding G5 domain-containing protein, whose product MLFRAVLVSAAVVVVAGCGGEAATPTVGAPSSVRVATAPTTSSTPAAVTPVVTPERVATPTVAPRKVVRTTTAEVVEFAVIPFKKRTVTDDSLAKGERKIRTAGVDGTRRLTYRVTSVDGVRTAKKLIRQEVAKEPRTQVTVVGTKVEEPEQSGGCDPNYSGCVPIASDVDCSGGSGNGPEYVAGPVRVIGSDVYRLDSDDDGIACED is encoded by the coding sequence GTGTTGTTTCGTGCTGTGCTGGTTTCGGCAGCTGTTGTGGTCGTCGCGGGGTGTGGGGGCGAGGCGGCGACGCCAACCGTGGGTGCGCCGTCGAGCGTCCGCGTTGCGACCGCTCCTACCACGTCGAGTACGCCGGCCGCTGTCACGCCGGTCGTCACACCCGAGCGGGTCGCGACGCCGACAGTCGCGCCGCGGAAGGTGGTGCGGACCACGACGGCGGAGGTTGTGGAGTTTGCGGTGATTCCGTTCAAGAAGCGGACGGTGACCGACGACTCGCTCGCGAAGGGTGAGCGAAAGATCCGCACGGCCGGCGTGGACGGGACGCGGCGGCTGACCTATCGGGTCACCTCGGTGGACGGCGTACGGACGGCGAAGAAGCTGATCCGGCAGGAGGTCGCCAAGGAGCCGCGGACGCAGGTCACGGTGGTCGGCACCAAGGTCGAGGAACCGGAGCAGTCCGGCGGTTGCGATCCGAACTATTCCGGCTGCGTCCCGATCGCCAGCGATGTCGACTGCTCCGGAGGTAGCGGCAACGGACCGGAGTACGTCGCCGGTCCGGTCAGGGTCATCGGCAGCGATGTCTACCGCCTCGACTCCGACGACGACGGCATCGCCTGCGAGGACTGA
- a CDS encoding YceI family protein — MTTLTALSGDYVLDPGRTRIGFVARHRLATRVRGHFDVFEGAVRLDGADPAGSTAWLTIRADSIKTGDRRRDDQLRKTFLLTTAHPVITFVTTSVERTAPTTFAVTGDLTIRGVTREVTVPFNLIEAEHDVAFTATLPIDRSRWRVNWNAATTLLISPTVLLELQITAVPRAAQSSQAMPSSSESRR, encoded by the coding sequence ATGACGACACTCACCGCGTTGAGCGGCGACTACGTGCTCGATCCGGGGCGGACCCGGATCGGGTTCGTGGCGCGGCACCGGCTGGCGACCCGGGTCCGCGGACACTTCGACGTGTTCGAGGGCGCCGTACGGCTGGACGGCGCCGACCCGGCCGGCTCCACCGCGTGGCTGACGATCCGCGCGGACAGCATCAAGACCGGCGACCGCCGCCGCGACGACCAACTCCGCAAGACCTTCCTGCTCACGACCGCGCACCCGGTCATCACCTTCGTCACGACGTCCGTGGAGCGGACGGCACCAACCACCTTCGCAGTCACCGGCGACCTGACAATCCGCGGGGTAACGCGTGAGGTCACAGTGCCGTTCAACCTGATCGAGGCGGAGCACGACGTGGCCTTCACCGCCACGCTGCCGATCGACAGGTCCCGCTGGCGGGTGAACTGGAACGCCGCCACCACCCTCCTGATCAGCCCCACGGTGCTTCTGGAGCTACAGATCACCGCCGTCCCACGGGCCGCTCAGTCCTCGCAGGCGATGCCGTCGTCGTCGGAGTCGAGGCGGTAG
- a CDS encoding pyridoxamine 5'-phosphate oxidase family protein, with amino-acid sequence MEFRTMDDDEAAEFLARPLVAVLAIDEPGWPPHVTPVWFHHLPDGNRFQVMTPSRSKKSRLHRTGTGDLSLSIQATDGATAKYLNMQGTAVLRPLSSELLHAMVAKYLPPEIHEAYLAEPPEDAMFDITPRRITSGVIG; translated from the coding sequence ATGGAGTTTCGCACGATGGACGACGACGAAGCGGCGGAGTTTCTCGCCCGGCCGCTGGTGGCGGTGCTGGCGATCGACGAGCCTGGCTGGCCGCCGCACGTGACCCCGGTCTGGTTCCACCACCTGCCGGACGGCAACCGGTTCCAGGTGATGACGCCGAGCCGCTCGAAGAAGTCCAGGCTGCACCGGACCGGCACCGGCGACCTGTCGCTGTCGATCCAGGCCACCGACGGGGCCACCGCGAAGTACCTGAACATGCAGGGCACCGCCGTACTGCGTCCGCTCAGTAGCGAGCTGCTGCACGCGATGGTGGCGAAGTACCTGCCGCCGGAGATCCACGAGGCGTACCTGGCGGAGCCGCCGGAGGACGCGATGTTCGACATCACCCCCCGCCGGATCACCTCGGGGGTCATCGGCTGA
- a CDS encoding DUF5937 family protein, whose product MLTYRLTARDLADVRFAVSPVAEMVLSFRALRDPGRFPLQLGWVRAVQPAVAGLDWDVLRWLVNDTMGSPDFLTPRPTSPLTQLTDELDLIARVPQQTFERQLIAVNSELPDVTVDKVVTALAEYWDAAMAPYWSRMRTLLSADISYRGHVLTQHGTGAMLNGLGPAISYADGVLEVDRVAEQSRVEDVDGRGLVLQPTLFGPHAVIPFDPGADPLLGYPPRGQAHLWSVVEPPSQRDLAQLIGTPRARILELLTHPRTTTDLAGELRVTPSAVSQHLQLLRRTGLVEPQRTGKQVLYKPTELAALLTGSTVD is encoded by the coding sequence GTGCTCACCTACCGGCTGACCGCGCGGGACCTGGCGGACGTGCGGTTCGCGGTGTCCCCGGTGGCCGAGATGGTGCTGTCGTTCCGCGCGCTGCGGGACCCCGGCCGCTTCCCGCTGCAGCTCGGCTGGGTGCGCGCCGTACAGCCCGCGGTCGCAGGCCTCGACTGGGACGTACTGCGGTGGCTCGTCAACGACACCATGGGCAGTCCGGACTTCCTCACGCCCCGCCCGACGTCGCCGCTCACCCAGCTCACCGACGAGCTCGACCTGATCGCGCGCGTCCCGCAGCAGACGTTCGAGCGGCAGCTGATCGCGGTGAACAGCGAGCTGCCGGACGTCACCGTAGACAAGGTCGTCACAGCGCTGGCGGAGTACTGGGACGCCGCTATGGCGCCGTACTGGAGCCGCATGCGCACCCTGCTGTCGGCGGACATCAGCTATCGCGGCCACGTCCTCACCCAGCACGGCACCGGTGCGATGCTGAACGGTCTCGGCCCGGCGATCAGCTACGCGGACGGGGTGCTCGAGGTCGACCGCGTGGCCGAGCAGAGCCGCGTCGAGGACGTCGACGGGCGCGGACTCGTGCTGCAGCCGACCTTGTTCGGGCCGCACGCGGTCATCCCGTTCGACCCGGGCGCGGACCCGCTGCTCGGCTACCCGCCGCGCGGCCAGGCCCACCTGTGGTCCGTCGTCGAGCCTCCGTCCCAGCGAGACCTGGCCCAGTTGATCGGTACGCCTCGCGCACGCATCCTCGAGCTGCTGACGCATCCCCGCACCACCACCGACCTGGCCGGCGAACTGCGGGTCACGCCCTCGGCCGTCAGCCAGCACCTCCAGTTGCTCCGCCGTACGGGCCTTGTCGAGCCGCAGCGCACCGGCAAGCAGGTCCTCTACAAGCCGACGGAGCTCGCCGCCCTGCTCACCGGCAGCACCGTCGATTGA
- the thiS gene encoding sulfur carrier protein ThiS, with protein sequence MESVWVNGTAVDVPSGKSVAELISEYSDRSTGIAVAVNQNVLTKAEWARTTLRPGDRVEIVSATQGG encoded by the coding sequence ATGGAATCCGTCTGGGTGAACGGTACGGCGGTCGACGTACCGTCCGGGAAGTCCGTGGCCGAGCTGATCTCGGAGTACTCCGACCGCAGCACCGGCATCGCGGTCGCGGTCAACCAGAACGTGCTGACCAAGGCCGAGTGGGCGCGGACCACGCTGCGGCCCGGCGACCGGGTCGAGATCGTCAGCGCGACCCAGGGAGGCTGA
- a CDS encoding thiazole synthase: protein MDDPLELGGRTYSSRLIMGTGGSANLEVMEEALIASGTQLTTVAMRRLGTGHEGSVLDVLKKHDIDVLPNTAGCHTAAEAVLTAKLAREALETDLIKVEVVADDHLLLPDPVELLDAVDALVADGFTVLPYTNDDPILARRLEQAGCAAVMPLAAPIGSALGIRNPHNIALIAEAANVPVIVDAGIGTASDAALAMELGCDAVMLATPVTRAEKPALMAAAMRDAVSAGRNARLAGRVPRRWQSALASSPTTGLPAF, encoded by the coding sequence ATGGACGATCCACTGGAGCTCGGCGGGCGGACATACAGCTCGCGGCTGATCATGGGGACCGGCGGTTCGGCCAACCTGGAGGTGATGGAGGAGGCGTTGATTGCCTCCGGCACCCAACTCACCACGGTGGCGATGCGCCGGCTCGGCACCGGCCACGAGGGCTCGGTGCTGGACGTGCTGAAGAAGCACGACATCGACGTGCTGCCGAACACGGCCGGCTGTCACACCGCGGCCGAGGCCGTGCTGACCGCCAAGCTCGCCCGCGAGGCGCTGGAGACCGACCTGATCAAGGTCGAGGTCGTTGCCGACGATCACCTGCTGCTGCCGGACCCGGTCGAGCTGCTGGACGCCGTGGACGCCTTGGTGGCCGACGGGTTCACCGTGCTGCCGTACACGAACGACGACCCGATCCTGGCCCGCCGCCTCGAGCAGGCCGGCTGCGCCGCGGTGATGCCGTTGGCCGCACCCATCGGTTCGGCGCTCGGCATCCGCAACCCGCACAACATCGCGCTGATCGCCGAGGCCGCGAACGTCCCGGTGATCGTGGACGCCGGCATCGGTACGGCGAGCGACGCCGCGCTGGCCATGGAGCTCGGGTGCGACGCGGTCATGCTCGCGACCCCGGTCACGCGCGCGGAGAAGCCGGCGCTGATGGCCGCCGCGATGCGCGACGCCGTGTCCGCCGGCCGCAACGCCCGCCTCGCCGGCCGCGTCCCCCGGCGCTGGCAGTCGGCCCTCGCGTCGTCGCCTACAACCGGCCTACCAGCCTTTTAG
- a CDS encoding DUF6807 family protein: MGRTPKDTITIADVARAAEVSRATVSRVMNGRLSVAPEIVARVRAAAERLNYRPSDLARSLSLGRTNMVALVVPDLGNPLFQQILRGITNASAAAGYKVLVAETDEDPNAEASIAIEARRRCDALIMVSPRMDEDRLLELLPQVQPVILVNRKGPPEVSSVVVDYGRAVRIVVDHLVGLGHRRLAFLSGPAASASNVLRLKALEVAEREIPGLELVRLECGWSIEDGYAAVEPVLESQVTAVVAFNDLVAFGLLARLNEVGVAVPADLSVTGMDDIGLARFAVPSLTTVRVPQKDLGELAWQRLHAAIAGPEGEADAVPELRLAVRASTGPVPREPRSQGDASADRISWQQQGDIFELGSSAGLLARYEFGRRMPQVHAPRPYLHPVRTLGGHPLTEVSPVDHRHHYGVSLAVPQVNGTSHWGGRTYVRGHGPTLLTNHGQQRSRGVTVDDRELIDNITWYDEQGRPQLVERRRLTGDLAFGGWRLDWRSELTARYGPIRIESPATSGRDGAGYGGIFWRLPSGETTVLSADGCGLDAAAGSTSPWLAFVQGDVTLLLVQPDDVWPWFLRSEAYVGACPALAWDKPLTLQPNEELRLALAAVLLDRPVDAEEAKRLVGRL, translated from the coding sequence GTGGGACGGACACCGAAGGACACGATCACGATCGCCGACGTCGCGCGGGCGGCGGAGGTGTCGCGGGCGACCGTGTCCCGGGTGATGAACGGCCGGCTGAGTGTCGCCCCGGAGATCGTCGCCCGGGTGCGCGCCGCCGCGGAGCGGCTGAACTACCGGCCGAGCGATCTGGCCCGCAGCCTGTCGCTGGGCCGGACGAACATGGTCGCGCTGGTCGTCCCGGACCTCGGGAACCCGCTGTTCCAGCAGATCCTGCGCGGGATCACGAACGCGTCCGCCGCGGCCGGTTACAAGGTGCTGGTCGCCGAGACCGACGAGGACCCGAACGCCGAGGCGTCGATCGCGATCGAGGCGCGGCGGCGCTGCGACGCGTTGATCATGGTGTCGCCGCGGATGGACGAGGATCGTCTACTCGAGTTGCTTCCGCAGGTGCAGCCGGTGATCCTGGTCAACCGGAAGGGCCCGCCGGAGGTGTCGTCGGTCGTCGTCGACTACGGCCGCGCGGTGCGGATCGTCGTCGACCACCTGGTCGGCCTGGGGCACCGGCGGCTGGCGTTCCTGTCCGGCCCGGCGGCGAGTGCGTCCAACGTCCTGCGGCTGAAGGCGCTCGAGGTCGCCGAGCGGGAGATCCCTGGGCTGGAACTCGTCCGGCTGGAGTGCGGCTGGTCGATAGAGGACGGGTACGCCGCGGTCGAGCCGGTGCTCGAGTCGCAGGTCACGGCGGTCGTCGCGTTCAACGACCTGGTGGCGTTCGGCTTGCTGGCCAGGCTCAACGAGGTCGGTGTCGCGGTACCGGCCGACCTGTCCGTGACCGGCATGGACGACATCGGCTTGGCGCGCTTCGCCGTACCATCGCTGACGACGGTACGGGTGCCGCAGAAGGACCTCGGCGAGCTCGCGTGGCAGCGGCTGCACGCCGCGATCGCGGGGCCGGAGGGCGAGGCGGACGCCGTACCGGAGTTGCGGCTGGCGGTGCGGGCGAGCACTGGGCCGGTGCCGCGGGAGCCGCGATCGCAGGGCGATGCGTCGGCCGACCGGATCAGCTGGCAGCAGCAGGGCGACATCTTCGAGCTCGGCAGCTCTGCCGGACTGCTGGCGCGGTACGAGTTCGGTCGCCGGATGCCGCAGGTGCACGCGCCGAGGCCTTACCTGCATCCCGTCCGGACGCTCGGCGGCCACCCGTTGACCGAGGTCAGTCCTGTCGACCACCGGCACCACTACGGCGTCTCGCTCGCGGTCCCGCAGGTCAACGGCACCTCGCACTGGGGCGGCCGCACGTACGTGCGCGGCCACGGCCCGACCCTGCTGACGAACCACGGTCAGCAACGCAGCCGCGGCGTCACGGTCGACGACCGCGAGCTGATCGACAACATCACCTGGTACGACGAACAAGGCCGGCCGCAGCTGGTCGAACGCCGGCGCCTCACCGGCGACCTGGCCTTCGGCGGCTGGCGCCTCGACTGGCGCAGCGAACTCACCGCCCGGTACGGCCCGATCCGCATCGAAAGCCCGGCGACGAGCGGTCGCGACGGAGCGGGGTACGGCGGGATCTTCTGGCGACTGCCGTCCGGCGAGACGACGGTGCTGAGCGCCGACGGCTGCGGGCTGGACGCCGCCGCCGGTTCGACCAGTCCATGGCTCGCCTTCGTCCAAGGCGACGTGACCCTGCTGCTGGTGCAGCCGGACGACGTGTGGCCGTGGTTCCTGCGGTCCGAGGCGTACGTCGGCGCTTGTCCCGCGCTGGCGTGGGACAAGCCGCTGACGCTGCAACCGAACGAAGAGCTGAGGCTGGCGTTGGCCGCAGTACTGCTGGATCGGCCAGTCGACGCGGAGGAGGCTAAAAGGCTGGTAGGCCGGTTGTAG
- a CDS encoding RidA family protein, translated as MRELEYPQVAGVAPGNGYSHVVTGTGQWVAISGQVALDPAGAFVGIGDPAAQAEQVFANLQRCLATVGASFEHVVKLTYYVTDIGFLPAVRAVRDQYIPGPKPASTALQVAALFSPDALLEIEAYAVIQRTA; from the coding sequence GTGCGCGAACTGGAGTATCCGCAGGTCGCGGGCGTCGCGCCGGGGAACGGTTACAGCCATGTGGTGACCGGAACCGGCCAGTGGGTCGCGATCTCGGGGCAGGTGGCGCTGGACCCGGCCGGGGCATTCGTCGGCATCGGCGATCCGGCCGCGCAGGCGGAGCAGGTGTTCGCGAACCTGCAGCGCTGCCTGGCCACTGTCGGGGCGTCGTTCGAGCATGTCGTCAAACTGACGTACTACGTGACCGACATCGGTTTCCTGCCGGCCGTCCGGGCGGTCCGCGACCAGTACATCCCGGGCCCGAAGCCCGCGAGTACGGCGTTGCAGGTGGCCGCGCTGTTCAGCCCGGACGCGCTGCTGGAGATCGAGGCGTACGCCGTGATCCAACGCACTGCTTGA
- a CDS encoding serine hydrolase produces the protein MNARIRAVFEDAGVRGWLHAVALDEPDSTVEVDADGMVPLASVYKLPLLAGFCRLVDLGELDPMHRITLEPSDRTAGPTGLSIFADPVTVSLRDLALSMMTVSDNASADALLDIVGLRRLAGMLESFGLRRTWVRRGTAGNLRDLQRRTGTNDPDAALAVLADNDRTDPAGVYEAANASASTARDMTLLLRRLWAGELLSPGQTEFVKATMHRQLFLHRLASGFPHDEVRVAGKTGTFGALRHEVGVVTLPGGAAYAIAVFTLAARGDFRQPRVDAAIGEAARVAVDLLR, from the coding sequence GTGAACGCCCGCATCCGCGCGGTGTTCGAGGACGCCGGCGTCCGCGGCTGGCTGCACGCGGTCGCGCTCGACGAGCCCGACTCCACCGTCGAGGTCGACGCGGACGGCATGGTCCCGCTGGCCTCCGTCTACAAGCTGCCGTTGCTCGCCGGCTTCTGTCGCCTGGTCGACCTCGGCGAACTGGACCCGATGCACCGGATCACGCTGGAGCCATCGGACCGAACCGCGGGCCCGACCGGTTTGTCGATTTTCGCGGACCCGGTCACGGTGTCACTCCGCGATCTCGCACTCTCGATGATGACGGTTTCCGACAACGCTTCCGCGGACGCACTCCTCGATATCGTTGGCCTCCGGCGGCTGGCAGGAATGCTCGAATCCTTCGGTCTCCGGCGCACGTGGGTACGGCGTGGTACTGCGGGCAACCTGCGCGACCTGCAACGGCGTACCGGAACGAACGACCCGGACGCGGCGCTCGCCGTCCTCGCCGACAACGACCGGACCGATCCCGCCGGGGTGTACGAGGCCGCGAACGCGTCGGCGAGCACCGCGCGGGACATGACGCTGCTGCTGCGCCGGCTGTGGGCGGGGGAGTTGCTGTCGCCCGGGCAGACCGAGTTCGTGAAGGCGACGATGCACCGGCAGCTTTTCCTGCACCGGTTGGCATCCGGTTTCCCGCACGACGAAGTACGCGTTGCCGGAAAGACCGGAACGTTCGGCGCGTTGCGGCACGAGGTCGGCGTGGTCACCCTGCCCGGCGGGGCGGCGTACGCGATCGCGGTCTTCACGCTCGCCGCCCGCGGCGACTTCCGCCAGCCCCGCGTCGACGCCGCCATCGGCGAGGCCGCACGGGTGGCGGTCGACCTCCTGCGTTAG
- a CDS encoding LysR family transcriptional regulator produces the protein MLTERHLQIFIALAEEQHFGDAARVVGITQPPLSQGLRRLEALVGAKLFERGAGRVELTPAGAALLPYARRALTSIGELHQAAVSRDPEGPEIRLGLAPEVPPAAGAAVAAACGAALQGSRVTVLTAPTSALVNQVGTGRLTLAAVLHPTVLDGLEAGPVSLLPTWALAPASLADGEVVALRQLKGLPIAVRPRAEAPAARDLFLDTLALHRPDGGTVVVTDERAGLAMAAAGQAIVVTADPSLTAPGVTRHRLADDPLPLRLRLVWSRTRTPFLRPNDVMAQLTEALTS, from the coding sequence ATGCTGACCGAACGTCATCTCCAGATCTTCATCGCACTAGCCGAGGAACAGCACTTCGGCGACGCCGCCCGTGTCGTCGGCATCACCCAGCCCCCGCTCTCCCAAGGCCTCCGCCGCCTCGAAGCCCTGGTCGGCGCCAAGCTCTTCGAACGCGGCGCCGGCCGCGTAGAACTCACCCCAGCCGGCGCCGCCCTCCTGCCCTACGCCCGCCGAGCCCTCACCTCCATCGGCGAGCTCCACCAAGCGGCCGTCTCCCGCGACCCAGAAGGCCCCGAAATCCGCCTCGGCCTAGCCCCGGAAGTCCCACCAGCCGCCGGCGCCGCAGTAGCCGCAGCCTGCGGCGCCGCGCTCCAAGGCAGCCGCGTCACCGTACTGACCGCACCAACGAGCGCCCTGGTCAACCAGGTAGGCACAGGCCGCCTGACGCTGGCCGCCGTACTGCATCCCACCGTCCTCGACGGCCTGGAAGCCGGCCCGGTCTCCCTCCTGCCGACCTGGGCCCTGGCGCCCGCGTCGCTGGCAGACGGCGAGGTAGTCGCGCTGCGACAGCTGAAGGGCCTGCCGATCGCAGTACGCCCACGCGCCGAGGCTCCGGCCGCGCGCGACCTCTTCCTCGACACCCTCGCCCTGCACCGACCTGACGGCGGGACTGTCGTGGTGACCGACGAGCGCGCCGGCCTGGCGATGGCAGCCGCCGGCCAAGCGATCGTGGTGACCGCCGACCCGTCGCTCACCGCCCCAGGCGTCACCCGGCACCGCCTTGCCGACGACCCGCTCCCGCTGCGCCTGCGCCTCGTCTGGTCACGGACGCGTACGCCGTTCCTGCGCCCGAACGACGTCATGGCACAACTCACGGAAGCGTTGACCTCGTGA
- a CDS encoding MBL fold metallo-hydrolase → MSRRGMLAGAAAAGAAGVAGAIGLGNQSEAATSAGSRVEAVGRGSGEVVELTWFGTHAWEVRCGKSVVLTDPWLTRFHTGTFTPEGADPKTKLVIDPAVIDKHLSTADAILVHHGHYDHMADVPYVAKKTQATVLCTETHANLLRAMKTPNDLLSPVRGGEYLPFDGFTIEVFPSLHSCGGKRHTYAYPGYRYDVPPRPRVIEDLVEGGTLAFVITIGGVRILSLSTANFDPRALQDLQVDVVLAAPGGEPGITDRLLRTIKPVRRVIATHWDDFDKPLEQPGVPWADLTPLRTSVEKTGAEFVVLDHLEKVTL, encoded by the coding sequence GTGAGTCGGAGGGGAATGCTGGCCGGCGCGGCCGCAGCCGGAGCCGCGGGCGTCGCCGGGGCGATCGGCCTGGGGAACCAGAGCGAGGCCGCAACCTCGGCCGGGAGCCGGGTGGAGGCGGTGGGGCGGGGAAGTGGGGAGGTTGTGGAGCTGACCTGGTTTGGGACGCATGCTTGGGAGGTTCGGTGTGGGAAGAGCGTCGTACTGACTGATCCTTGGTTGACGCGGTTTCATACCGGGACGTTCACGCCGGAGGGGGCGGATCCGAAGACCAAGCTGGTGATCGACCCCGCGGTCATCGACAAGCACCTGAGCACCGCCGACGCGATCCTGGTGCATCACGGGCACTACGACCACATGGCCGACGTCCCGTACGTCGCGAAGAAGACCCAGGCGACCGTCCTCTGCACGGAGACGCACGCCAACCTGCTGCGCGCGATGAAGACGCCGAACGACCTGCTCTCACCGGTCCGCGGCGGCGAGTACCTGCCGTTCGACGGCTTCACGATCGAGGTGTTCCCGTCGCTGCACTCCTGCGGCGGCAAGCGCCACACCTACGCGTACCCGGGCTATCGGTACGACGTCCCGCCGCGCCCGCGCGTCATCGAGGACCTGGTCGAGGGCGGCACGCTCGCGTTCGTGATCACGATCGGCGGCGTGCGCATCCTCAGCCTGAGTACGGCGAACTTCGACCCGCGCGCTCTCCAGGACCTGCAGGTCGACGTGGTTCTCGCGGCCCCGGGCGGCGAGCCCGGGATCACCGACCGGCTGCTCCGCACGATCAAGCCGGTCCGCAGGGTGATCGCGACGCACTGGGACGACTTCGACAAGCCGCTCGAGCAGCCCGGTGTCCCGTGGGCCGACCTGACCCCGCTGCGTACCTCGGTCGAGAAGACCGGCGCGGAGTTCGTCGTCCTGGATCACCTGGAGAAGGTCACGCTTTGA
- a CDS encoding N-acetyltransferase: MIAAARMDALMNQGWPAADSTELDGWLVRRNAGVTLRANSVLPKSAPFDCGKALDYVENLYVAHGITPSFQISSAVQPADLDAQLEARGYVVRNPTLVQCAAVADILADLTPPMVEVNISTTPSEAWTDCWWSVDGRGADNRATAEQILARGKALYASVPDGSGVKAIGRLALVDDTAGLYCLAVDERFRRQGLASAIIHGLLRAATSRWVWLSVLEDNAPARTLYDRLGFRTVSRYHYRVKA; encoded by the coding sequence GTGATCGCAGCAGCCCGGATGGACGCGTTGATGAACCAAGGCTGGCCGGCCGCGGACAGCACCGAGCTGGACGGCTGGCTGGTCCGACGGAACGCCGGCGTCACCCTCCGGGCGAATTCCGTGCTGCCCAAGAGTGCGCCGTTCGACTGCGGGAAAGCGTTGGACTACGTGGAAAACCTCTACGTCGCACACGGGATCACGCCGTCGTTCCAGATCAGCTCGGCGGTGCAGCCGGCCGATTTGGACGCCCAACTGGAGGCACGCGGGTACGTGGTCCGCAATCCGACACTGGTGCAGTGCGCCGCGGTTGCCGACATCCTCGCGGACCTGACGCCGCCGATGGTCGAGGTGAATATTTCTACCACGCCGTCAGAGGCCTGGACGGACTGCTGGTGGAGCGTCGACGGGCGCGGCGCCGACAACCGGGCGACCGCCGAACAGATCCTGGCGCGCGGGAAAGCGTTGTATGCGAGCGTTCCGGACGGCTCGGGTGTGAAGGCGATCGGCCGGCTGGCGCTCGTCGACGACACGGCAGGGCTGTACTGCCTCGCCGTCGACGAACGCTTCCGCCGTCAAGGGCTCGCCTCCGCGATCATTCACGGCTTGTTGCGCGCGGCAACCAGCAGGTGGGTCTGGCTGAGCGTCCTGGAAGACAATGCGCCGGCGCGGACGCTCTACGACCGGCTCGGTTTCCGGACCGTGTCGCGGTACCACTACCGGGTCAAAGCGTGA
- a CDS encoding PLP-dependent aminotransferase family protein: MRTSSGAGELLVELQRDSGVPLHQQLESGIRTRIRAGLLRAETVMPSTRALAQSLGLSRGVVVEAYQQLVAEGYLISRAGGYTQVADIAVVEPTAAAPAVSGPPRIDFRYSRPDVSEFPRAAWLRSVRRVLNETPYRSLAYLDGRGTIELRIALADYLNRVRGTAARPENMLICNGFAQGSRLMLRVLAAQGRRRLAVEDPSDNDLRDVARAAGLEVVGVPTLDTGIDVAALERSGADVVLVTAAHQFPTGAVASAETRAALIAWATARDGLVIEDDYDAEYRYDREPIGAMQGLAPERVAYAGTASKTLAPGLRLGWLILPAWLVEPMAQAKLMDDRGSPVFDQLAFADFVARGEFDRHLRKMRPRYRELRDTLVERLAARMPELEPVGVSAGLHVMTWLPPDLEEDAVRRAALERGLGVYGLAPYWVSGDGPAGLVFGYGSLRRKEVVEGIELLAEAIATVRAG; the protein is encoded by the coding sequence ATGAGGACCAGTTCCGGTGCCGGTGAGCTCCTGGTCGAGCTGCAGCGGGACAGCGGCGTGCCGCTGCACCAGCAGCTCGAGAGCGGGATCCGGACCAGGATCCGCGCCGGGCTGCTGCGGGCCGAGACCGTGATGCCGTCCACGCGGGCGCTCGCGCAGAGCCTCGGGCTGTCCCGCGGCGTGGTCGTGGAGGCTTACCAGCAGCTCGTCGCCGAGGGCTACCTGATCAGCCGCGCGGGCGGCTACACGCAGGTCGCCGACATCGCCGTGGTCGAGCCGACGGCGGCGGCGCCGGCTGTGAGCGGGCCGCCGCGGATCGACTTCCGGTACAGCCGCCCGGACGTCTCGGAGTTCCCGCGCGCCGCGTGGCTCCGGTCGGTGCGCCGGGTGCTGAACGAGACGCCGTACCGCAGCCTGGCCTACCTCGACGGGCGCGGGACGATCGAGCTCCGCATCGCCCTGGCCGACTACCTCAACCGGGTTCGCGGTACGGCGGCACGCCCGGAGAACATGCTGATCTGCAACGGATTCGCGCAGGGCTCGCGACTGATGCTGCGGGTGCTGGCCGCGCAGGGGCGCCGGCGGCTCGCGGTTGAGGACCCGTCGGACAACGACCTGCGCGACGTCGCGCGGGCGGCCGGCCTCGAGGTGGTCGGCGTGCCGACGCTGGACACCGGGATCGACGTGGCCGCGCTGGAGCGGTCGGGTGCGGACGTCGTACTCGTGACCGCGGCACATCAGTTTCCGACCGGAGCGGTGGCGTCGGCGGAGACGCGGGCGGCACTGATCGCGTGGGCGACGGCGCGGGACGGGCTGGTGATCGAGGACGACTACGACGCGGAGTACCGGTACGACCGGGAGCCGATCGGGGCGATGCAGGGGCTGGCGCCGGAACGGGTCGCGTACGCCGGAACGGCGAGCAAGACGCTGGCGCCCGGGCTCCGGCTCGGGTGGCTGATTCTGCCGGCGTGGCTGGTCGAGCCGATGGCGCAGGCGAAGCTGATGGACGATCGCGGGTCGCCGGTGTTCGACCAGTTGGCGTTCGCGGACTTCGTGGCGCGGGGCGAGTTCGACCGGCACCTGCGGAAGATGCGGCCGCGGTACCGGGAGCTGCGGGACACGCTGGTCGAGCGACTGGCGGCCCGGATGCCCGAACTGGAGCCGGTCGGGGTGTCGGCCGGGCTGCATGTGATGACGTGGCTGCCGCCGGATCTCGAGGAGGACGCGGTGCGGCGGGCGGCGCTCGAGCGCGGGCTCGGCGTGTACGGACTGGCGCCGTACTGGGTTTCCGGCGACGGGCCGGCGGGTTTGGTGTTCGGGTACGGATCGCTGCGGCGCAAGGAAGTTGTCGAGGGCATCGAGCTGCTCGCCGAGGCGATCGCGACCGTCCGCGCTGGATGA